In Arthrobacter sp. CDRTa11, one DNA window encodes the following:
- a CDS encoding DUF349 domain-containing protein, with product MEDVAAEDVSAEAPATEDAPSEAPAESAAPAEAGAPAAAEAPAPKESAVPAPEESAAPAAAPVPTPAPRPAPSPAAFAARPKPAAAAPAAAPAPVASATSLAEAARWGRVEGDGHVFLTIDGEEHPVGQYPGVSDDEALAYFARKYDDVVAQIVLLEQRVSSKAPSTDMQKTVNHLREQLAERNMVGDLRAAEARLDRLSEQISELEKTEKAEHDAVRASEMAAREAIVAEAEEISGQDPSQIQWKTSSARMNELFESWKTAQKSGVRLGRSNEDALWKRFRAARTVFDRHRRAYFSQLDSNNSAAKSAKEKLIAEAEALSTSTDWGYAAGEYRRLMDEWKASPRASRKDDDALWARFRAAQDVFFTSRQAANEEIDQEYAANLTVKEALLVEANSILPVKDLAAAKKALQSVRDRWEEAGKVPRADMGRIEAGLRKVEDAVRHAEEENWQRSNPETKARTNSALSQLEAAIAGLQDDLAKAEKAGDQRKIKSAREALEARQAWLDQIQRSASELS from the coding sequence GTGGAGGATGTCGCCGCGGAGGATGTTTCCGCTGAGGCGCCGGCAACGGAGGACGCGCCTTCTGAGGCGCCCGCCGAATCCGCGGCGCCGGCGGAAGCCGGTGCACCTGCTGCTGCTGAAGCCCCCGCTCCAAAAGAATCAGCTGTTCCCGCTCCAGAAGAATCAGCCGCCCCCGCCGCTGCGCCGGTGCCCACTCCGGCACCACGTCCGGCACCGTCGCCCGCAGCCTTCGCAGCCCGTCCCAAACCGGCCGCCGCGGCACCCGCCGCAGCTCCGGCACCTGTGGCTTCCGCTACCTCTCTGGCAGAAGCGGCACGTTGGGGCCGCGTCGAGGGCGACGGGCACGTCTTCCTGACCATCGACGGTGAAGAGCACCCCGTGGGCCAGTACCCCGGGGTCAGCGATGACGAAGCCCTTGCTTACTTCGCCAGGAAATACGACGACGTCGTAGCCCAGATCGTCCTCCTCGAGCAGCGCGTCAGTTCCAAGGCGCCCAGCACGGACATGCAGAAGACCGTCAACCACCTCCGTGAGCAGCTGGCCGAGCGGAACATGGTGGGTGACCTGCGTGCGGCAGAGGCCCGCCTGGACAGGCTCTCCGAACAGATTTCGGAACTGGAGAAAACCGAAAAGGCAGAGCACGACGCCGTCCGCGCGTCAGAGATGGCCGCCCGGGAAGCGATCGTGGCCGAGGCAGAGGAAATCTCCGGCCAGGATCCCTCCCAGATCCAGTGGAAGACCTCCAGCGCCCGGATGAACGAACTGTTCGAAAGCTGGAAGACAGCACAGAAGAGCGGCGTCCGGCTGGGCCGCAGCAACGAAGACGCCCTGTGGAAGCGCTTCCGTGCTGCGCGCACCGTTTTTGACCGCCACCGCCGGGCATATTTCTCCCAGCTGGACAGCAACAACTCGGCCGCGAAGTCTGCCAAGGAAAAGCTCATCGCTGAGGCTGAGGCCCTCTCCACGTCAACGGACTGGGGATACGCCGCGGGCGAATACCGCCGCCTGATGGACGAATGGAAAGCCTCCCCGCGTGCCAGCCGGAAGGACGACGACGCCCTGTGGGCCCGCTTCCGTGCTGCCCAGGATGTTTTCTTCACGTCGCGGCAGGCCGCCAATGAGGAGATCGACCAGGAATACGCGGCAAACCTTACCGTGAAGGAAGCGCTCCTGGTTGAAGCCAACTCCATCCTCCCAGTCAAGGATCTGGCTGCCGCCAAGAAGGCGCTCCAGTCCGTCCGTGACCGCTGGGAAGAAGCCGGCAAGGTCCCCCGTGCGGATATGGGACGGATCGAGGCGGGCCTGCGCAAGGTAGAAGACGCCGTTCGGCACGCCGAAGAGGAAAACTGGCAGCGGTCCAACCCTGAGACCAAGGCCCGCACCAACAGCGCGCTGTCCCAGCTGGAGGCGGCTATCGCCGGTCTGCAGGATGACCTGGCCAAGGCCGAGAAAGCCGGGGACCAGCGGAAGATCAAGTCCGCCCGGGAAGCGCTCGAGGCACGGCAGGCCTGGTTGGACCAGATCCAGCGTTCAGCCAGCGAACTCTCCTAA
- a CDS encoding type IV toxin-antitoxin system AbiEi family antitoxin, whose protein sequence is MAAASPPEYPDLYSPGRPFSWPELQSLAADGVLARFHQQGYSLPDTHTSPQLRARAAANYVPAGIRQRVVAGRMTAAWIYGCAAEPDRLALLVDAKRRVSSLRNTRGCTLHEVRLGPFDVVSLGGLMVSSPLRTALDIALHVEAQRAIPALEGLLARPEKDVKLRLLILAIESTPRVPHKKAALEKLALLAPALVACSPVHVKDTVDPPHSAEHVAQVLGVAHLEREL, encoded by the coding sequence ATGGCTGCAGCATCCCCACCCGAGTACCCGGACCTATATTCACCGGGGCGGCCCTTTAGCTGGCCAGAACTCCAATCGCTTGCTGCCGACGGCGTGCTGGCCCGGTTCCACCAGCAGGGCTACTCACTTCCGGACACCCACACCTCACCGCAACTGCGTGCAAGGGCCGCGGCCAACTATGTGCCTGCAGGCATCAGGCAACGGGTGGTTGCCGGGCGCATGACTGCTGCCTGGATCTACGGCTGTGCTGCGGAGCCGGACCGGCTGGCACTCCTGGTGGATGCCAAACGCCGGGTCTCCAGCCTGCGCAACACGCGCGGGTGCACGCTCCACGAGGTCAGGCTGGGCCCGTTTGATGTCGTCAGCCTGGGTGGGCTGATGGTCTCCAGTCCGCTGCGGACAGCCCTGGACATTGCCCTCCATGTGGAAGCCCAGCGGGCCATCCCCGCTCTGGAGGGGCTGCTGGCCCGGCCCGAAAAGGACGTGAAGCTGCGCCTCCTGATCCTGGCCATTGAATCGACGCCCAGGGTGCCCCACAAAAAGGCCGCCCTGGAAAAGCTTGCCCTGCTAGCTCCGGCGCTTGTTGCCTGTAGTCCTGTACACGTCAAAGACACCGTCGATCCGCCGCACAGCGCTGAGCACGTGGCTCAGGTACTTGGGGTCGCCCATCTCGAACGCGAACTTTGA
- the hisS gene encoding histidine--tRNA ligase: MARTASLSGFPEWLPEERLVELHVLDTLRRVFELHGFASIETRAVETVGQLLRKGEIDKEVYGLSRLQDDEDDAKAGKHDPHALALHFDLTVPFARYVVENAGYLAFPFRRYQIQKVWRGERPQEGRAREFTQADIDVVGDGELPFRYDVEIALVIAEALSALPIPDFRLRINNRKLAEGFYRGIGLDDTAGVLRSIDKLEKIGPAKVAELLKTELGASDEQAQAALQLAAIRTEDTSFVAQVRALGVSNDLLDEGLNELEQVIEAAVQRAPGKVVADLSIARGLDYYTGTVVETVLVGHEQLGSICSGGRYDALASKGNRKFPGVGLSIGVTRLVSRILSQDLAKASRSVPTVVLVALTNDDSWGAAQDVAAQLRERGIATEVAAKAEKFGKQIKFADRRGIPFVWFTDDDGNHQVKDIRSGDQADADPAQWTPPSEDLSVQVKTVAAQPV; the protein is encoded by the coding sequence ATGGCACGCACCGCCTCCCTGTCCGGCTTCCCCGAGTGGCTTCCCGAGGAGCGGCTGGTGGAGCTGCATGTGCTGGATACGCTGCGCCGGGTTTTCGAGCTGCACGGCTTTGCCTCGATCGAGACGCGGGCCGTAGAAACCGTGGGCCAGCTGCTGCGGAAGGGCGAGATCGACAAAGAAGTCTATGGACTGAGCCGTCTCCAGGATGATGAGGACGACGCCAAAGCGGGCAAGCACGATCCCCACGCCCTGGCCCTGCACTTCGACCTCACAGTGCCCTTTGCCCGATACGTCGTGGAAAATGCCGGTTACCTGGCCTTCCCGTTCCGGCGTTACCAGATCCAGAAGGTCTGGCGCGGCGAACGTCCCCAGGAGGGCCGTGCCCGGGAATTCACCCAGGCAGACATCGATGTAGTGGGCGACGGCGAGCTGCCGTTCCGCTATGACGTGGAGATCGCGCTGGTCATTGCCGAGGCGCTCAGCGCCCTGCCCATTCCGGACTTCCGGCTGCGCATCAACAACCGCAAGCTGGCCGAAGGCTTCTACCGCGGCATAGGCCTGGATGACACCGCAGGGGTGCTGCGCAGCATCGACAAGCTGGAAAAGATCGGCCCCGCCAAGGTGGCCGAACTCCTGAAGACCGAGCTCGGCGCCAGCGATGAGCAGGCCCAAGCGGCGCTGCAGCTCGCCGCAATCCGCACCGAGGACACGTCATTTGTGGCACAGGTCCGCGCGCTGGGTGTCAGCAATGACCTCCTCGACGAGGGCTTGAACGAACTTGAACAGGTAATCGAGGCGGCGGTGCAGCGTGCGCCCGGCAAGGTTGTGGCCGATCTCAGCATCGCCCGCGGCCTGGACTACTACACCGGAACGGTAGTGGAGACAGTCCTGGTGGGGCACGAGCAGCTGGGGTCCATCTGCTCCGGCGGCCGATATGACGCCCTGGCCAGCAAGGGCAACCGCAAGTTTCCCGGCGTCGGCCTCTCCATTGGCGTCACGCGTCTGGTGTCCAGGATCCTCAGCCAGGACTTGGCCAAGGCCTCGCGTTCCGTGCCCACAGTTGTCCTGGTCGCCCTCACCAACGACGACAGCTGGGGTGCAGCACAGGACGTCGCGGCCCAGCTCCGCGAACGCGGAATCGCCACCGAAGTGGCGGCGAAGGCCGAGAAGTTCGGCAAGCAGATCAAGTTCGCGGACCGCCGCGGAATTCCTTTTGTCTGGTTCACGGACGACGACGGCAATCACCAGGTCAAGGACATCCGTTCCGGAGACCAGGCCGACGCCGACCCCGCACAGTGGACGCCGCCGTCGGAAGACCTTTCTGTCCAGGTGAAAACGGTGGCGGCGCAGCCGGTCTGA
- a CDS encoding APC family permease produces MTAHQQLQRRLGVFDATSIGLGSMLGAGVFVVFAPATALAGNFLVLSVLIAGAVAYCNAVASAELAARYPSSGGTYVYGRERLGEWPGFLAGWGFVTGKTASCAAMALTFGHYVAPGYAIPVAVAAVVALTVVNLLGITRTALLTRILLCVVLATLVFVAIASIAGPHPAGTAAETDALGGAGGILPAAGLMFFAFAGYARIATLGEEVKDPARTIPRAILAALAAAFAIYLALALLLLNHLPDGQLAASRAPLLDAVLNSGLAAGAPLVQAGAAAACLGALLALITGVGRTTLAMARERDLPGPLARVGGKHTVPFVAELTVGAVVILLLLTTDVMTVVGFSSFGVLIYYAVANAAAYTLAEHPGHAPRWLNGVGFFSCLLLAFTLPAMSVLGMALVLAAGVAGRFLVLRLRR; encoded by the coding sequence ATGACCGCGCATCAGCAACTTCAGCGCAGGCTCGGCGTGTTCGACGCCACCTCGATCGGACTCGGCTCCATGCTCGGGGCAGGTGTGTTCGTTGTCTTCGCTCCGGCGACGGCCCTGGCGGGCAACTTCCTGGTGCTGTCGGTGCTGATTGCCGGGGCCGTGGCCTATTGCAATGCCGTCGCCTCGGCGGAACTTGCCGCGCGGTATCCGTCCAGCGGCGGCACATATGTTTACGGCCGGGAGCGGCTGGGCGAATGGCCAGGCTTCCTGGCCGGCTGGGGTTTCGTGACAGGCAAGACCGCTTCCTGCGCAGCCATGGCCCTGACGTTCGGACACTACGTGGCCCCGGGCTACGCCATCCCGGTGGCGGTGGCTGCCGTGGTGGCTCTGACGGTGGTCAACCTGCTGGGGATCACCCGCACGGCGCTGCTGACCAGGATCCTGCTGTGTGTTGTGCTTGCCACCCTGGTCTTTGTGGCGATCGCCAGCATTGCTGGCCCGCATCCTGCCGGAACTGCGGCCGAGACGGACGCCCTGGGTGGCGCCGGGGGTATTCTGCCCGCGGCGGGCCTGATGTTCTTCGCCTTTGCCGGTTACGCCCGGATTGCGACGTTGGGTGAAGAGGTCAAGGATCCGGCCAGGACCATTCCCCGCGCCATTCTCGCTGCCCTTGCCGCTGCCTTTGCCATCTACCTGGCACTGGCGCTGCTGCTGCTGAACCACCTGCCTGACGGCCAACTCGCCGCCTCAAGAGCGCCCCTGCTCGATGCTGTTCTGAACTCCGGATTGGCTGCGGGCGCTCCCCTGGTGCAGGCCGGCGCGGCGGCGGCATGCCTCGGCGCCCTCCTTGCGCTGATTACAGGGGTGGGCAGGACCACCTTGGCCATGGCCCGGGAACGGGACCTGCCCGGCCCGTTGGCGCGTGTTGGGGGCAAGCACACGGTTCCGTTTGTGGCGGAACTGACAGTGGGCGCCGTCGTGATCCTCTTGCTGCTGACCACGGACGTGATGACCGTGGTGGGATTCTCCAGCTTTGGCGTGCTGATCTACTACGCGGTGGCCAACGCTGCCGCCTACACCTTGGCCGAGCACCCCGGACACGCGCCACGGTGGCTCAATGGCGTGGGCTTCTTCAGCTGCCTTCTCCTGGCCTTCACCCTGCCGGCCATGTCTGTGCTGGGCATGGCCTTGGTGCTGGCGGCCGGGGTAGCCGGCCGCTTCCTGGTGCTCCGGCTGCGCCGCTGA
- a CDS encoding peptidylprolyl isomerase: protein MAASSRSAREAKRRIQQMEAKRELRREQEKRRKRDNMIAIGAGTAAVVLAVVLQLTAFAGNPTEEEFAAAEAGLKTPSASPTPSAPPTNAANIPAPDTAAGKVFTGELLLNRGTVGVELDGTKAPQAAAVFKSLSDQGYYNGSNCHRLATSETFGLLQCGSKTGDGASDPDYNWGPLENTPADNTYPAGTIAVARSGNNAYGNGTQFFIVYKDTVIPADTAGGYSVVGKVTSGLDVVTNIAAAGIAGGGNATDGAPAEPVTIDSFSLK, encoded by the coding sequence TTGGCGGCCAGTTCACGCAGTGCCCGCGAAGCCAAACGGCGCATCCAGCAGATGGAAGCAAAACGCGAGCTGCGGCGGGAGCAGGAGAAACGGCGCAAGCGGGACAATATGATCGCCATCGGTGCGGGTACCGCCGCGGTGGTGCTCGCCGTCGTGCTTCAGCTCACGGCCTTTGCCGGCAACCCCACCGAAGAGGAATTCGCGGCAGCTGAGGCAGGGTTGAAGACGCCGTCGGCCTCCCCCACGCCGTCCGCCCCGCCCACGAACGCCGCCAACATTCCGGCCCCGGACACCGCGGCCGGCAAGGTATTTACCGGCGAGTTGCTGCTGAACAGGGGGACGGTAGGGGTGGAACTCGACGGCACCAAGGCACCGCAGGCTGCTGCCGTTTTTAAGTCCTTGAGCGACCAGGGCTATTACAACGGCTCCAACTGCCACCGGCTGGCTACGAGCGAAACCTTCGGCCTGCTTCAGTGCGGGTCCAAGACCGGTGACGGCGCCTCGGACCCGGACTACAACTGGGGCCCGCTGGAAAACACGCCCGCGGACAACACCTATCCTGCCGGCACCATTGCGGTGGCCAGGTCCGGAAACAACGCCTATGGGAACGGGACCCAGTTCTTCATCGTCTATAAGGACACGGTCATACCGGCCGATACCGCCGGCGGTTACAGCGTGGTGGGCAAGGTGACATCAGGACTGGACGTGGTGACGAATATAGCTGCCGCCGGAATCGCGGGAGGCGGAAATGCCACAGACGGCGCACCCGCGGAACCAGTCACGATAGACTCGTTTTCTCTGAAGTAG
- the secD gene encoding protein translocase subunit SecD, with protein sequence MARTGPKNSALRVLVWLGVIIAVLTAVLAGGTMSGQASWAPKLALDLEGGTQMILAPKVEGNSDINEEQLNQAVSIIRQRVDGSGVAEAEISTQSGRNVVVSLPGTPSSQTRALIQASADMNFRPVLLNGPGAAVPAESQTPEEQLPKPTAEPANSSDINWITPELYRQFESLDCDNPAQDRQERSEPTKPLVTCEPATASSPAVKYILGPVEVKGTNIVTSSFQLQQGAQGAVTNEWAVNIQFNDEGTAKFKEVTERLNQFYVAAGGDAGTDPKAQFAIVLDDQVISAPRALAVITDGRPQITGGFTEQSAKALSDQLRFGALPISFEIQSEQQISATLGGEQLRMGLLAGVIGLLLVVVYSLFQYRALGFVTIASLVVAGVLTYLAIAVLGWTENYRLSLAGVAGIIVAIGQTADSFIVYFERIRDELREGRGLVSAVENGWKRAKRTVLASKAVNLLAALVLYFVAVGNVRGFAFTLGLTAIADLIVVFMFTHPTLRLLARTKFFGEGHRFSGLDPKRLGAVPLYRGAGRLRTPEAKPSVVRAKNSGAAAEAERRMTIAERRLAEKQEQLAGSSKSAAKENK encoded by the coding sequence ATGGCACGAACTGGCCCCAAAAACTCAGCGCTCAGGGTGCTGGTCTGGCTCGGCGTAATTATCGCCGTGCTGACCGCAGTCCTGGCCGGCGGCACCATGTCCGGGCAGGCAAGCTGGGCTCCCAAGCTGGCGCTGGACCTTGAAGGCGGCACGCAGATGATCCTGGCGCCCAAGGTTGAGGGCAATTCGGACATTAATGAGGAGCAGCTCAACCAGGCGGTGTCCATCATTCGCCAGCGCGTTGATGGTTCCGGTGTGGCTGAGGCGGAGATCAGCACGCAGTCCGGCCGGAACGTTGTGGTCAGCCTCCCGGGCACCCCGTCATCCCAGACCCGGGCCCTTATCCAGGCTTCGGCGGATATGAACTTTCGCCCCGTCCTGCTGAATGGACCAGGTGCAGCTGTTCCCGCTGAGTCGCAGACGCCGGAGGAACAGCTGCCCAAGCCGACAGCCGAGCCTGCCAACAGCAGCGACATCAACTGGATCACCCCTGAGCTCTACCGCCAGTTCGAAAGCCTTGACTGTGACAACCCGGCCCAGGACCGGCAGGAACGTTCAGAGCCCACCAAGCCTCTGGTGACATGTGAGCCCGCCACTGCGTCCTCGCCCGCGGTCAAGTACATCCTCGGCCCCGTCGAGGTTAAGGGCACCAACATTGTGACGTCCTCGTTCCAGCTGCAGCAGGGTGCGCAGGGTGCCGTCACGAACGAGTGGGCAGTCAACATCCAGTTCAACGATGAAGGCACCGCGAAGTTCAAAGAGGTTACCGAGCGCCTGAACCAGTTCTACGTCGCAGCCGGCGGTGACGCCGGAACCGACCCAAAGGCCCAGTTCGCCATTGTCCTGGATGACCAGGTCATCTCTGCGCCCCGCGCCCTTGCCGTCATCACCGACGGGCGGCCGCAGATCACCGGCGGATTCACCGAGCAGTCGGCCAAGGCACTGTCCGACCAGCTCCGCTTTGGCGCGCTGCCCATCAGTTTCGAAATTCAGAGCGAGCAGCAGATCTCCGCAACCCTCGGTGGCGAACAGCTCCGGATGGGACTCCTCGCCGGTGTTATCGGCCTGCTCCTGGTGGTGGTGTATTCGCTGTTCCAGTACCGTGCGCTGGGCTTTGTCACCATTGCCTCCCTGGTGGTGGCCGGTGTGCTGACGTACCTCGCCATCGCTGTCCTGGGCTGGACCGAGAACTATCGGCTCTCCCTGGCTGGCGTCGCCGGCATCATCGTGGCCATCGGCCAGACCGCTGACTCCTTCATTGTTTACTTCGAGCGAATTCGTGATGAGCTTCGCGAGGGCCGGGGACTTGTTTCCGCCGTCGAGAACGGCTGGAAGCGGGCCAAGCGCACGGTCCTGGCCTCGAAGGCCGTGAACCTGCTGGCTGCCCTGGTGCTGTACTTCGTGGCTGTTGGCAACGTCCGCGGGTTCGCTTTCACCCTCGGGCTCACCGCCATTGCCGACCTCATCGTGGTGTTTATGTTCACCCACCCGACGCTGCGGCTGCTGGCGCGCACCAAATTCTTCGGCGAGGGCCACCGTTTCTCCGGCCTTGACCCGAAGCGCCTTGGCGCAGTCCCGCTGTACCGTGGCGCCGGGCGCCTGCGCACCCCCGAGGCCAAGCCCTCGGTGGTCCGTGCAAAGAACAGCGGAGCAGCAGCGGAGGCAGAACGCAGGATGACCATCGCGGAACGCCGCCTCGCTGAAAAGCAGGAGCAGCTCGCCGGCTCCTCCAAGAGCGCAGCCAAGGAGAACAAGTAA
- a CDS encoding RelA/SpoT family protein, with protein sequence MEERSASAPTANGDNSPGPGPQTGLAASGRPGPVIPVDNSGSRATFPGRRERTRSRLARLTGRSAVNYSPILEPLLRTVRANNPKEDFDLIQRAFDVAERSHRGQKRKSGDPYITHPVAVATILAELGLSGTTLAAALLHDTVEDTPYTLADLKRDFGPEVAMLVDGVTKLDKVSFGEAAQSETVRKMVVAMAKDIRVLMIKLADRLHNARTWRFVSAESSARKARETLEIFAPLAHRLGMNTIKWELEDLSFAALYPKVYEEIVRMVGDRTPEREKSLGVIRDQITEDLRTARIKATITGRPKHYYSIYQKMVVRDKDFDDINDLMGVRVLVDSVRDCYAALGTMHSRWNPLPGRFKDYIAMPKFNMYQSLHTTVIGPGGKPVEIQIRTHEMHRRAEYGVAAHWKYKDQPNRTATGPGSPRDGDMGWLRSLVDWQQETSDPGEFLDSLRFEINAREVFVFTPKGEVMALPAGSTPVDFAYAVHTEVGHRTIGARVNGKLVPLNSELNHGDWVEIFTSKAEGAGPSQDWQHFVKSARARNKIRQWFSKERREEAIDRGKELLTRAMRKQNLPLQRLMTHEALAAVAADFKYVDISGLYAGVGDGHTSAQSVMEKLVESLGGNESTDEDITEVSIPTQVTKARFSDSGVVVRGVGDVWVKLARCCTPVPPDPILGFVTRGSGVSVHRTDCTNISDLKDQPDRIVDVDWAPTQSSVFLVEIQVEALDRKSLLSDVTRVLSENHVNILAASVHTSTDRVAISKFAFEMGDPKYLSHVLSAVRRIDGVFDVYRTTGNKRRS encoded by the coding sequence TTGGAAGAACGTTCGGCGTCGGCGCCAACGGCAAACGGGGATAACAGTCCAGGCCCCGGACCGCAGACCGGGCTGGCCGCTTCCGGCCGCCCCGGCCCGGTGATACCCGTGGACAACTCGGGTTCGCGTGCCACCTTTCCCGGACGCAGGGAACGGACCCGGTCCCGGCTCGCACGCCTCACCGGGCGCAGTGCGGTCAATTATTCGCCCATCCTTGAGCCGCTGCTGCGGACCGTCCGGGCAAACAACCCCAAAGAAGACTTTGACCTCATCCAGCGCGCCTTCGACGTCGCTGAGCGCAGCCACCGCGGCCAGAAGCGCAAAAGCGGCGACCCCTACATCACCCACCCGGTGGCGGTTGCGACCATCCTGGCGGAACTCGGGCTGAGCGGCACCACCCTCGCCGCAGCACTCCTCCATGACACCGTGGAGGACACTCCGTACACGCTGGCGGACCTGAAGCGGGATTTCGGGCCGGAAGTTGCCATGCTGGTGGACGGTGTGACCAAGCTGGACAAGGTCAGCTTCGGTGAAGCTGCCCAGTCTGAGACAGTGCGCAAGATGGTCGTGGCCATGGCCAAGGACATCCGCGTCCTCATGATCAAGCTGGCCGACAGGCTCCACAATGCCCGCACCTGGCGCTTCGTCTCGGCCGAATCCTCTGCCCGCAAGGCGCGCGAAACCCTGGAGATCTTCGCACCACTGGCGCACCGCCTCGGGATGAACACCATCAAGTGGGAGCTGGAGGACCTGTCCTTTGCGGCCCTATATCCCAAGGTCTATGAGGAAATCGTCCGGATGGTGGGGGACCGCACCCCGGAGCGGGAGAAGAGCCTGGGGGTCATCCGGGACCAGATCACCGAGGACCTCAGGACCGCCCGGATCAAGGCCACCATTACCGGCAGGCCCAAGCACTATTACTCGATTTACCAGAAGATGGTGGTGCGGGACAAGGACTTCGACGACATCAACGACCTCATGGGTGTCCGGGTGCTGGTGGATTCGGTCCGGGACTGTTATGCCGCGCTGGGCACCATGCATTCGCGCTGGAATCCGCTGCCGGGGCGGTTCAAGGACTACATCGCGATGCCCAAGTTCAACATGTACCAGTCCCTCCACACCACCGTGATCGGCCCGGGCGGAAAGCCTGTGGAGATCCAGATCCGGACGCACGAAATGCACCGGCGCGCTGAGTACGGTGTGGCGGCGCACTGGAAGTACAAGGACCAGCCAAACCGGACGGCCACCGGACCGGGCAGCCCGCGCGACGGCGACATGGGTTGGCTCAGGTCCCTGGTGGACTGGCAGCAGGAAACCTCCGATCCCGGCGAATTCCTGGACTCCCTGCGCTTTGAGATCAACGCCCGGGAAGTTTTTGTCTTTACCCCAAAGGGCGAGGTCATGGCCCTGCCTGCCGGATCCACCCCCGTGGACTTCGCCTATGCCGTGCATACCGAAGTGGGGCACCGCACCATCGGCGCCAGGGTAAATGGCAAGCTTGTTCCGCTGAACAGCGAGCTGAACCACGGCGACTGGGTGGAAATCTTCACCTCGAAAGCAGAAGGCGCCGGCCCCAGCCAGGACTGGCAGCACTTCGTTAAGAGCGCCAGGGCCCGGAACAAGATCCGCCAGTGGTTCAGCAAGGAACGCCGCGAAGAGGCGATTGACCGTGGCAAGGAACTGTTGACGCGGGCCATGCGGAAACAGAACCTTCCCCTCCAGCGCCTGATGACACATGAAGCTCTGGCGGCCGTGGCTGCTGACTTCAAATATGTGGACATCTCTGGCCTGTACGCCGGAGTGGGCGACGGACACACGTCAGCCCAGTCCGTGATGGAAAAGCTCGTCGAAAGCCTTGGCGGGAACGAAAGCACCGACGAAGACATCACCGAAGTCAGCATCCCCACGCAGGTCACCAAGGCCCGGTTCTCCGATTCCGGCGTGGTGGTCCGCGGGGTGGGGGACGTCTGGGTGAAGCTTGCCCGCTGCTGCACCCCTGTCCCGCCCGATCCGATCCTCGGCTTCGTTACCCGGGGCTCCGGGGTGTCGGTGCACCGCACGGACTGCACCAACATCTCCGACCTTAAGGACCAGCCGGACAGGATTGTTGATGTGGACTGGGCACCCACACAGTCCAGTGTTTTCCTGGTGGAGATCCAGGTGGAAGCGCTGGACCGCAAGTCGCTGCTGTCCGATGTCACGCGGGTCCTGTCAGAGAACCATGTGAACATCCTTGCGGCCAGCGTGCATACCTCCACGGACCGTGTGGCAATCTCAAAGTTCGCGTTCGAGATGGGCGACCCCAAGTACCTGAGCCACGTGCTCAGCGCTGTGCGGCGGATCGACGGTGTCTTTGACGTGTACAGGACTACAGGCAACAAGCGCCGGAGCTAG
- the secF gene encoding protein translocase subunit SecF has translation MSSFANFGNELYTGKRSYDFVGAKKIWFLIAVVAVALSILIPVAKGGFNLGIEFRGGSEFTVSNVKTTDAAAGEKAVQDVVAGSIPRVANVAGTTMRIQTDKLTDEETLKIKEGLTAAYGVTDNEVTSTFVGPTWGADVTKQALLGLVIFVVLAAVLMALYFRTWKMSLSAIAGMAVTMFITAGVYALSDFEVTPSAIIGFLTVLSYSLYDTVVVFDKIRENTADIDASTRRTFGEEVNLAVNQTLVRSINTMMVAILPVGAILFIGAGLLGAGTLRDLSLALFVGILIGTAATIFIAAPMYAWLRQNEPELVKQAKRVEHRRAETAARAAAPAAPAQA, from the coding sequence ATGTCCAGCTTCGCCAATTTCGGTAACGAGCTTTACACCGGCAAGCGCTCCTACGACTTCGTGGGTGCCAAGAAGATCTGGTTCCTCATCGCGGTGGTTGCCGTCGCGCTGTCAATCCTGATCCCGGTCGCCAAGGGCGGGTTCAACCTGGGGATCGAGTTCCGCGGCGGTTCCGAGTTCACCGTCTCGAATGTCAAGACCACCGATGCTGCGGCCGGCGAAAAGGCGGTCCAGGATGTTGTGGCCGGGAGCATTCCCCGGGTGGCCAACGTAGCCGGAACCACCATGCGCATCCAGACTGACAAGCTCACGGATGAAGAGACCCTCAAGATCAAGGAAGGCCTCACCGCCGCCTATGGGGTGACCGACAACGAGGTGACATCCACCTTTGTGGGACCGACGTGGGGGGCTGACGTCACCAAACAGGCCCTGCTCGGTCTGGTGATCTTTGTGGTGCTGGCCGCCGTGCTGATGGCGCTGTACTTCAGGACGTGGAAAATGTCGCTCTCGGCGATTGCGGGCATGGCGGTGACAATGTTCATCACCGCCGGAGTCTACGCGCTGAGCGACTTTGAAGTGACACCGTCAGCCATCATCGGCTTCCTTACCGTGCTCAGCTACTCGCTGTATGACACGGTGGTAGTGTTCGACAAGATCCGCGAGAACACGGCCGACATTGATGCCTCAACCCGCCGTACCTTTGGTGAGGAGGTCAACCTCGCCGTGAACCAGACCCTGGTGCGCTCCATCAACACCATGATGGTTGCCATCCTGCCCGTTGGTGCCATCCTCTTTATTGGTGCCGGGCTGCTGGGGGCGGGCACCCTTCGCGACCTTTCGCTGGCGCTGTTCGTCGGAATCCTGATCGGCACGGCCGCCACCATCTTCATCGCCGCACCGATGTACGCCTGGCTTCGCCAGAACGAACCTGAACTGGTGAAGCAGGCCAAACGCGTGGAGCACCGCCGGGCAGAGACGGCGGCACGGGCAGCCGCTCCGGCCGCGCCCGCCCAAGCCTGA